The window GTCCTCCGCGAGCGTCTCGGCATCGTGTCGGCGAAGGATGGCTGCGCGCCGCAGGGGCAGTGCGGGTGCTGCACGGTGCTCGTCGACGGCGATCCCCGCGTCGCGTGCGTCACCCCGGTGATCCGGGTCGCGGGGCGGGTGGTGACCACCGTCGAGGGTCTCGAGGCAGCCGAACGCGCGGAGCTCGCCGCGGGCTTCGCCGACGCCGGTGGCTCGCAGTGCGGGTTCTGCACGCCGGGCATCCTCGTGCGGGCGGCGTGGCTGCGTGGGAAGGGCCGTACCGCTCGCGTCGACCTCGACCGCGCGCTCGCCGCGCACCTGTGCCGCTGTACCGGCTGGGAGACGGTCTACGAGGCGATCGACCGCGCCGCGCCAAGAACTTCGCGCGCGCGCGGCGACGGCGCCACCCGGCGCGCCGTGCTCGAAGGCGGAGTGCCGCAGCGAGTTGGCTCGGAGATCCCGTTAGGCGTTGGTGGATTTGCCGACGACCGCGCGCCGCGCGATGCGCTCGTGGCGGTGCCGCTCCCTCCCGGTTCGGAGGCGCCGTCGATCGAAGCCGCCGGCGTTCGGTGGGTCGTTGCCGACTCACTGCACGAGGCGCGCACGTTCGCGGGCAAGGTGCAAGGGCGGCGCACCACCGTCGACCTCTCGTGGCCGCTCTCGCTCCCGGTGCTTCCGGCGGGCGGTGTGCGGCTCGCCACGGGATGGGTGGAGCCTGCGTACCTCGAGCCGGACGCGTCGTGGTGCGAACCGGGTGGTACGCCGGCGTCGCCGCTCGCGAACGGTGGCGCGTTCGGTGGGAAGGAGACGTCACCCGTTGCCACCGCCGCGCGCGAGCTCGCCGACGCGACTGGCCGCACGGTGCGTGTGGTGTTCTCGCGTGAAGACGTGGTGCGGCTCGGACCGAAGCGTCCACCGATCGCGGGCACCGCTGTCTTCGACGGCGAGCGCGTCGCGCTCGAAGGTGTCGCAGCCGGTCCGCTCGATACCTACCGCACCGCGATCGACTGGCCGTACCGCATCGAGGAAGTCGGAACGTGGGAGCAGCGATCTGTCCCCGGTCCTTCGACCGCGTCACACCTCCGTGCGGTGGGGCTGGCGGAACGGACCGTGCTCGTCGAAGGCGCTCTTACCGAAGCGGGAGTCGATCGCCGCGGCCTCGTACGCGACGAGCGCGTTGCCCGTGTGCTGCTCGAGTCGTGCGGGTGCGGTTCGAGTGGCGCGCTCGCTGGGGCGCATGTCGATCTACGGGAGGACAGTTCGATCGCGCGTGTCGCCGTGCGTGTGGCGGCAGGCGATCCGCTCGACGAGGTGGTGCTCCGCTCCTACGCGATCGGGGCCGCGCACATGGCGCTCGGGTGGGTGCTCACCGAGGGCATTGCGGTCGATCCGGTGACCGGCGAGGTGCACGACCTCACGATCCGTTCGTTCGGCGTGATCCGCGCCAAGGACACACCGCCGATCGACGTGGAGATCGCCAACGACCCCGGGCCCGCGCTCGCGCGGGCGTCCGATGCCGTGTTCGCCGCGGTCGCGGCCGCGACGTGGAACGCGATCAGTGAGCACGCGGGGACGCGTCCCGAGCGGTTCCCCGCCCGAGACACGCCCGCCGCGCGACGGCTACGCCGCTGACGCCGCGGATTCCTGCGGTCCGCGCAGCATGAGGATGCTCACGACGAGCACCCACACGAGGAACGCAAGGAACGCCACGAACGCGACGACGAAGATCGCGTCGCGCGTCGTTGCCACCGCCGCGCCGCCCACGACTGCGACGAGCGCGATGAGCGCGCCGAGCCAGCCGAGCACCGGCGGCAGCACGCGGCTCCGGATGATCAGCGCGGAGAACGCGCCGAGGAACACCGCGAGCCCGAACTCGGTGGAGATGGCGAGGTTCGTGCTCAGGAGGTAGAAGGTCCGCGCGCCTCCCGTGCCGAGGGTTCGCACGCCGACGATCGGTAGCACCGCGAGCGTGACCCCGCCGATCGTCGCCAACACCGACGCGAACACCGCGCCGCTCAGCGCGGCCACGGCCAGCCGCGGCGATCCACCTTCGCTTCGCCGCATGAGGCGCCAGACCGACCCCAGCCACCAGTACAGCGGGATGACCGCGACGGCGCCGATGTATCCCGACCACCGGAGCGCGTCGTCCTTGTCGGCGATGAACTTCGCGATCTTCGTCGCCGAGTCCGATGTCTTCGGTGGGCTCCCCGGCAGGAAGAATGTGATCGCCACGAGCACCGCGAACAGGATTCCTCCGAGCGCGCCCCACCGTTCCCACTTGCTGTCGTCCACTGTGACCCCCTCATTGAAGTGTGTCGCTTCCGTGATGTTGCAGTGCGAATGTGCCGATTTCAAGGACCGTCAGACGTGATCCAACATGGCGCCGGGCCGGTCGACCTGGGTGTGCGCGAGCGCCGGGCTGTCGAACCGCTCGGCGAGGTCGGGCACCGGGATGCCGACGCGCTGCGCGATCTCGTCGAGCTCGTCGAGGTCGAAGCGGTAGAGGCGCGCTGCGTTCGCACCCAGGATCAACCGTTGCTCGTCCTCGGGGATGCCGCCGAGCGTGGCGCGTACCCAGTCGTACGTGCGCGGCCACGTGCCTTCGACGTGCGGGTAGTCGGACCCGAACATCATGTTCTCGACGCCGATGTCGTAACGCATGTCGGTTTCCGCGCGCGACACCGACGACGCACCCACGTAGCACTGACGCTGCCAGTACTCGCTCGGCTTCATCGGGAGCACCTGTCGGATGTGCGCGAAGTCCTTGGACTCGTAGAGATAGTCGAGGTAGCTCACCGACGCCGGCACCCAATCCGAGGTGCCCTCGGTGAACACGAGGCGCAGATCGGGGTGGCGCTCGAGCGTGCCGTTCCAGAGGAGGAACCACAGGATGCGCTTGGGCCACATCGGCACCTCGGTCACGTACAGCATGATGCGCGTGAGTGGCTCGACCCCACCGCCGTAGTCGGGACCGGCGCCGCCGTGCACGTGCACGGGCATTCCCTGCGCCGCGCAGGCGGCCCACAGTGGTTCGTACCGCTCGTGGTAGAGCGGTGCTGCCTCGGCATCGTCGAACAGGATCGGGACCGACACGCCCTTCAGCCCGGCAGCCGCGGCCGTCTGGATCTCCGCGACCGCGAGGTCGATGTCGTGGATCGGGAGCTGCGCGATCCCTGCGCGCCGTCCCTTCGCCTGAGCGCAGAAATCGGCCAGCCAGCGGTTGTACGCAAGCAGCCCCGCGGTGCGGAGCTCCCGCGAGTACGGCTCACCGCCGCGTCCACTCACGAACGGGCCACCGTTCGGGAACACGACTTCACCCACGACGCCGTCGTCCTCGAGCTCCTTGATGCGTCGCTCGGAATCCCACTGACCTGCCGTACCGCCGGCGACTGCTTCGGTCTCCTCGTGGCCGTGGTACTCGTCGAGCGTCTCGCGCGAGAACAGCAACCCGCCCTCCTCCGACGCCTTGGCGCGGCCCTCCGCGAACTCGGCCCTCCTGTCCCACGACTCCGCGTACGCGTCGAAGTACTTCGACTCGAGGTACGGCGTGAAGTCGTCGGGGCGGCCGACGGCGTGACAGTCGGCCGAGATCACCACGAAGCGCTCCATGAGAGTCCCCCTCTCGCTCGTGCCCAGCGTAGACCGCTACTCTGCGCGCATGGCCGCCGGCGGGATCATCATCGCCGCCATCATGCTGCTGGTGTTTCCGGTCCTGATCATGTTCGGCGGTGCGATCTGGAGCGCCCTGATGGGTTGGCTCCTCGTCGACGACGCCGATCGCCGCGCGGGACCGGGCGCGACGCCGGGCGAGTAACTACTGGCCGGGCGTCCAGCGCTGGGTGCCGAAGCGGTAGCCGACGGACCGCACCGTCTGGATGAGACTAGCGTGCTCCTCGCCGAGCTTCGCCCGCAACCGTCGCACGTGCACGTCGACCGTGCGCGCGCCTCCGTAGTACTCGTAGCCCCACACGCGCGACAGCAGCTGCTCGCGCGTGAACACCTTGCCCGGATGCGTAGCGAAGAACTTCAGCAGTTCGTACTCCATGTACGTGAGGTCGAGCGGTTTGCCCGACAGCGCGGCCTGGTAGGTCTCGAGGTTGAGCACGAGGTCGCCGTACTCGACGATCTCCGGACGTGCGCCCCGACCGGTCCGCCAGAACAGGTGCCGGAGGCGCGCCTCGAGCTCCTTCTGGTGGAACGGCGTGAGGCAGAAGTCGTCGAAGAGGTCTTCGCGCATCTCGAGCTCCGCAAGCTGCGCGCCGGACACGAGCAGCAGCACGGGCTCGAGCGAGCTGTCGCGCTTGCGCAGCGCGCGGCAGATGCCGAACGCGCCTTCCGGGTCTTCGTCGGCGCACACCACCGCCCCACCCCAGCCGTCGGCCGGCTCCGCCTGCGTCGCAATCGACACGTTGCCGACCGCCTTCCACGGATGACCGGCAAGGTCGAGGGTCTGCGCGAGCAGAGGCGGCGGTGGGTCGGGGAAGACGAGTAAGGGATCGGGTGCCATCACAGCGATCCCAGGTACCGATCGAGCTCCCACGGCGTGACGCTGCTCTTGTAGTCGCTCCACTCGCGCCGCTTGTTGCGGATGAAGTAGTCGAACACGTGCTCACCCAATGACTCGGCCACGAGCTCCGAGTCTTCCATGACAGCAATCGCTTCGGCGAGGCTTTGCGGTAGAGAACCGATGCCCTCCGCAGCGCGTTCCTCCGGGGTCATCTCGTAGATGTTGTTCGTGGCTTCGGGGGGGAGCTCGTAGCCCTTCTCGATGCCGCGGAGCCCGGCCGCGAGCATCATCGAGAACGCGAGGTACGGGTTGCACGCGGGGTCGGGAGAACGGAATTCGATCCGCGTCGAGCTCTCCTTGCCCTTCTTGGGCACCGGCACACGGACGAGTGCGGATTCGTTGTTGCGCGCCCAGCACACGTGCACCGGGGCCTCGTACCCCTCGATCAGCCGCTTGTAGGAGTTCACCGTCTGGTTCGTGATCGCAGTGATCTCGCGCGCGTGGACGAGCAAACCCGCGATGAAGCACTTGCCGATCTCGGACAGGCCGTACTCGTCGCCCGAGTCGTGGAAGGCGTTGACGTCGCCCTCGAACAGCGACAGATGCGAGTGCATCCCGGACCCGAACGCGCCCTCGATCGGCTTGGGCATGAACGTCGCGTACACGCCGAGATCCGTCGCCACCTGCTTGACGACGACTCGGAACGTCATCACGTTGTCGGCCATCGTGAGCGCGTCGGTGTAGCGCAGGTCGATCTCGTGCTGGCTCGGACCGAGCTCGTGGAAGCTGTACTCGACGGGGATGCCCATCGCCTCGAGCGTCACGATCGTCTGGCGCCGCAAGTCGCTCACCATGTCGAGCTGCGTGAGGTCGAAGAACCCGGCGTGGTCGAGTGGCTTGGGCTCCTTGGCCGACTCGAAGATGAAGAACTCCATCTCCGGCGCGACATAGAACGTGAAGCCCTTGTCGCGCGCTCGTTCGAGATTGCGCTTCAACACATGCCGGGGGTCACCCTCGAACGGCTCCTCCGACAGGTGCTTGATGTCGCAGAACATGCGCGCGACCGGAGCGTCGTCGCCGCGCCACGGGAGGATCTCGAACGTGTTGGGGTCGGGGACGGCGAGCATGTCGGATTCCTGGACCCGCGTGTAACCCTCGATCGCCGACCCGTCGAAGGTCATGCCTTCCTCGAGCGCGGTCTCGAGCTCCGCCGGCGTGATGGCGAAGCTCTTGAGCGAACCGAGCACGTCGGTGAACCAGAGCCGCACGAACCGGACCCCTCGTTCTTCGACGGTTCGGAGCACGTAGTCGGACTGGTGCTGCATGGTGGTGACCTTCTATCTGGGCGAACGCCGCGACCGATCGCCAATTCTGGCATCGGCCAAGACCCCCGTTCGCCCTGAGGACAGCCCGTTCACAGGCCATTCACATTTGGGCAACGACCCCGAAACCGCGTCCTGCGAGCCTGCGTCCGCGGTCCCCACACATGGGTCGCTCACCCGTTCGCTCCTGCATCATGGGTCGCTCACTGCGAGCCGGGATACCCGGCTCGCAGCCGTTCGCTCCTCAGGCCGGCTCGTCGTGGTGGGCGGGAACCGGCGTAGGCTCCCGCCGCTCGAACCGACAAGAGGTCGAAAGGCCGAGAGGTCGAAAGGCCGAGAGGTCGAAAGGTAGGTAACGCAGGTGGCTACTCCGAGTGACGTCCTCCGGATGTTGCAGGACGAGGTCGTCGACGTCGTCGACGTGCGATTCTGTGACCTACCCGGTCTCATGCAGCACTTCTCGATTCCCGCCCATGAGCTCACGGAGGACGTCTTCGACGAGGGCCTCGGCTTCGACGGTTCGTCGATTCGCGGCTTCCAGGAGATCCAGGAATCCGACATGCTCCTCAAGCCGGACCCCAACACCGCGATCATCGACCCGTTCACGAAGCACAAGACGCTGAACATCAACTGCTTCGTCGAGGACCCGGTGACCGGCGAGTCGTACACGCGCGACCCGCGCTACATCGCGAAGAAGGCAGAGGACTACCTGCGCGGCACCGGCATCGCCGACACCGCGTACTTCGGTCCCGAAGCGGAGTTCTACATCTTCGACTCTGCGGTCTACGACCAGAACCAGTACTCGGGCTTCTACTACCTCGACTCGATCGAGGGCGCGTGGAACGCGGGACGCGAGCGTGAGCTCGACGGCAGCCCGAACCTCGGTTACAAGATCCGGTACAAGGAGGGGTACTTCCCCGTCCCACCGATGGACCAGTACCAGGACCTCCGCTCCGAGATGCTCCTCACGCTCGAGCAGGTCGGTATCCCGATCGAGGTGCAGCACCACGAAGTGGGCACGGCAGGTCAGGCCGAGATCGACATGCGCTTCGACTCGCTGGCAGCGATGGCCGACAAGCTCATGCTCTACAAGTACGTCGTCAAGAACGTCGCGCGTCGTGCGGGCAAGAGCGTCACCTTCATGCCGAAGCCTCTCTTCCAGGACAACGGGTCCGGTATGCACGTGCACCAGTCGCTCTGGAAGGGCGGTGAGCCCCTCTTCTTCGACGAGAAGGGCTACGCCGGACTGTCCGACCTCGCGCGGTGGTACATCGGCGGTCTGCTCGTGCACGCCCCGTCGCTGCTCGCGCTGACGGCTCCGACGACGAACTCCTACAAGCGTCTCGTGCCGGGATACGAGGCGCCGGTGAACCTCGTGTACTCGCAGCGGAACCGCTCCGCCGCGGTGCGCATCCCGCTCTACTCGAAGAGCCCGAAGGCGAAGCGGCTCGAGTTCCGCTGCCCCGACCCGTCGTGCAACCCGTACCTCGCGTTCCCGGCGATGCTCATGGCCGGGCTCGACGGGATCCAGAACCGCATCGAGCCACCCGCGCCGCTCGACCGCGACCTCTACGACCTGCCCCCCGAGGACTTGGCGAAGGTGCCACAGGTGCCGGGCTCGCTCCCGGAGGTGCTCGACGCGCTCGAGAACGACCACGAGTACCTGCTCGCGGGTGGTGTGTTCACACCCGACGTGATCGAGACGTGGGTCGAGTACAAGCGGGTCAACGAGGTCGACGCAATCCGCCTACGCCCGCACCCCTGGGAGTTCGCCCTCTACTACGACATCTAGCCTGCGCGGGTGAAGTAAGACTGGTAGGATTCCTACCATGCGAGTCACGGAGAAGGGTCAGGTCACTATCCCCAAGGAGCTGCGCGACGAGCTCGGCATCGGGGCGGGCAGCGAGGTCGACTTCGAGCGGTCCGACGACACCATCGTGATCCGTAAGGCCACCGACGGCCCGTCCCGTGGGCGCCGGCTGGCGGAACGGCTGCGAGGCCGAGGTGACGTCGCCATGACGACCGATGAGATAATGGCGCTCACCCGAGGCGGCTGAGGGGTGCCGCACGGGACGCTCGTCGACACCAACGTGTTGCTTGACGTGCTCACCGAGGACGAGACCTGTTTCGCCGGGTCGATGGAAGCGTTGGCCGACGCTGCCGAGGTGGGGCCGCTGTGGATCAACCCGATCATCTACGCCGAGGTGTCGGTGCGGTTCTCGCGGATCGAGGACCTCGAGGAGGCGCTGCCGCCCGAGGACTACCGGCGAGCGCAGCTTCCGTGGGAGGCGGCGTTCCTGGCCGGCAAGGCGTTCCTCGACTACCGCCGCAGCGGCGGCACGAGGACGTCGACCCTGCCGGACTTCTACATCGGGGCGCACGCCGCCGTCGACGACATGTCGCTGCTGACCCGCGACGGCGCCCGCTACCGTACCTACTTCCCGACGGTGCAACTCATCACGCCCCACACCTGAGATCACCGGAACAGGTCGAGTCCCCGCTCGTGATGATCCCCACGTGGTTCATGCCGTCCAGCAACATGGGGTCAGAGTACGGGACCATTCTCGGGAGGAACCATGTGGATCCGCGTCGCCGTCGGTGCCGTCCTGCTCCTCGTCGGCGTCGTGTGGATCGGGCAGGGCGCAGGTTGGATCCACGGATCGTTCATGACCGGAGAAGCCCTGTGGCTGGTGATCGGCGTGATCTGTGCCCTGGGAGGGGCGGCGCTGATCGGCACGGCGCGGCGCACTCCTCGTCACTGAACGGGCGCGGTCGTCGTAGTATCTGCCCGTGCGCAGAGTGCGCCACTCGGCACGCTTGGGGGGAGAGTTCGTCCGCTACGCGGTTTCCAACCGCGCCTGGTGGGTGGTACCACTCGTGCTCCTCCTCGCAGTTGTGGCGCTCGCGGTCGTCGCCGGGCAGGCAGCGGCGCCGTACACGCTGTACACGTTGTTCTGAGCCCGCGCGGGTGAAGAACGGCACCGGGGGCCCAGGGGGGAGCTCGTGTCGCAGTGGACATGGGGAGAACTGGGCGAATTGCCCAGTCCGAAGCCTCGGAGTCGCGCGCGGGCGGGCCTGCTCCGCATCGCGATCGCGGTTGCGCTCGGCGCAGTGCTGTGGTGGCTGGGCTTCGCGGTCGTCGCGCTTGCGATCGTGGTCGCGGCGATCGTGCTCACTGCGGCGTCGTGGGCATGGCCGGCCGGGAGCGGCCGCATCGAAGCTGTCCTGCGCCGCTTCGGTCACACGGTCGGTCGGGCGCTGACCCTCGTGCTGCTCACCGCAGTGAACCTTCTGGTGTTCACGCCGGTTGCGATCGTGATGCGCGTCGTCGGGCACGATCCGCTCGCGCCGGGGACGCGCCGCACCGACGCATCGTTCTGGCACCCGCGGCGCGCGCGCTCGATGCCGGAGCGGCAGTTCGCCGACGAGCGCGCGCTTTTTGCTCGCATCGGTGAGGCGAAGCACCGCCGCCGGCCGATCCTGCGCCTGGCGACGGCCGTCGGCGTGGTCGTGCTGATCCTCGCTGCCGACCTGGGCGCGGGCTGGGTGTACGACCAGGTGAGTGACGCTTCGCGCAGCCCGGCGGCTGCGGCCGACGACTCGATGGCCATCGAGGACCAACCGGCGCTGCAGGACAGCCCGTGGGCACGAGACTTCGTCGCGGAGCAGAACCAGCTCGTCGCCACCCCCGACACATATCTCGGGTATCGATACGCGGACTTCCGTGGTCGCTACCTGACCCTGGTCAACGGTGTCCGCCGCAGCTACCAGCCGGCGGGCGGCGGCCGGCTGAAGGTGTGGTTCTTCGGCGGTTCCGCGCTGTTCGGCGACATCCAACGCGACGAGCACACGATCCCGTCGGAGGTCGCGCGCATCGCCGAGGCCGACGGGCTACCGATCGAGGTGCGCAACTATGGGCGCCCGGCGACGTCGACGTGGATGGAGCTCGGTTTGCTCGAGGAGTTGATCGCGAAGGCTGGGAAGCCCGATGTCGTCGTGTTTTACGACGGCTTCAACGATCTGGCATGGCAACTCAACATTCGGCTCTCCCCGGATCCGTACAACCCGTTCGACGGGTCGAGCAGCGCGTCGGACGCCGCCGCGCTCCCGAGCTCGAACCCACCAGCGGAACCCGCGGTCAAGCGGAAGCCTGCACCCGCCTCCGACGACGACGGCGGCACGAGCGTGTCCGACGTGATCTCGGCGTACTGGGACCAGGCTGCCTCGCATCGTGTGTACGACGCGATCAGCGACCTCGTCGACCCGCCGGGCAAGCAGCCGGTTCGATTCGCGAAGGGAGTGGAGGAGCACCACACGAGCTCGGCTCCGGCGTCGCCCGAGTCGGTGCAAGCCGGCCAGAACGCGGCCTCGATCGAGAAGCGCGCGGCGATGCTGGTGACCGCGCTCGGACGCGCACATGGGTTCCGCCCCCTGTTCTTCTACCAACCGACCGTGTTCACCAAGCGCCTGCTCGCCGACGAGGAGCGGTACCGCGCCCTCCCGAGCTACGAGCCCGAGCGGTGGGATCCCGCGACGCAGGAGGCAAGGAACCTCCTGAAGGCGACGCCCTACATCGATCTCGGTC is drawn from Acidimicrobiia bacterium and contains these coding sequences:
- a CDS encoding 2Fe-2S iron-sulfur cluster-binding protein, which produces MSASWDRVAFTCNGETIEVDCFPGESLLSVLRERLGIVSAKDGCAPQGQCGCCTVLVDGDPRVACVTPVIRVAGRVVTTVEGLEAAERAELAAGFADAGGSQCGFCTPGILVRAAWLRGKGRTARVDLDRALAAHLCRCTGWETVYEAIDRAAPRTSRARGDGATRRAVLEGGVPQRVGSEIPLGVGGFADDRAPRDALVAVPLPPGSEAPSIEAAGVRWVVADSLHEARTFAGKVQGRRTTVDLSWPLSLPVLPAGGVRLATGWVEPAYLEPDASWCEPGGTPASPLANGGAFGGKETSPVATAARELADATGRTVRVVFSREDVVRLGPKRPPIAGTAVFDGERVALEGVAAGPLDTYRTAIDWPYRIEEVGTWEQRSVPGPSTASHLRAVGLAERTVLVEGALTEAGVDRRGLVRDERVARVLLESCGCGSSGALAGAHVDLREDSSIARVAVRVAAGDPLDEVVLRSYAIGAAHMALGWVLTEGIAVDPVTGEVHDLTIRSFGVIRAKDTPPIDVEIANDPGPALARASDAVFAAVAAATWNAISEHAGTRPERFPARDTPAARRLRR
- a CDS encoding amidohydrolase family protein, with amino-acid sequence MERFVVISADCHAVGRPDDFTPYLESKYFDAYAESWDRRAEFAEGRAKASEEGGLLFSRETLDEYHGHEETEAVAGGTAGQWDSERRIKELEDDGVVGEVVFPNGGPFVSGRGGEPYSRELRTAGLLAYNRWLADFCAQAKGRRAGIAQLPIHDIDLAVAEIQTAAAAGLKGVSVPILFDDAEAAPLYHERYEPLWAACAAQGMPVHVHGGAGPDYGGGVEPLTRIMLYVTEVPMWPKRILWFLLWNGTLERHPDLRLVFTEGTSDWVPASVSYLDYLYESKDFAHIRQVLPMKPSEYWQRQCYVGASSVSRAETDMRYDIGVENMMFGSDYPHVEGTWPRTYDWVRATLGGIPEDEQRLILGANAARLYRFDLDELDEIAQRVGIPVPDLAERFDSPALAHTQVDRPGAMLDHV
- a CDS encoding response regulator transcription factor; the encoded protein is MAPDPLLVFPDPPPPLLAQTLDLAGHPWKAVGNVSIATQAEPADGWGGAVVCADEDPEGAFGICRALRKRDSSLEPVLLLVSGAQLAELEMREDLFDDFCLTPFHQKELEARLRHLFWRTGRGARPEIVEYGDLVLNLETYQAALSGKPLDLTYMEYELLKFFATHPGKVFTREQLLSRVWGYEYYGGARTVDVHVRRLRAKLGEEHASLIQTVRSVGYRFGTQRWTPGQ
- a CDS encoding glutamine synthetase family protein; this translates as MQHQSDYVLRTVEERGVRFVRLWFTDVLGSLKSFAITPAELETALEEGMTFDGSAIEGYTRVQESDMLAVPDPNTFEILPWRGDDAPVARMFCDIKHLSEEPFEGDPRHVLKRNLERARDKGFTFYVAPEMEFFIFESAKEPKPLDHAGFFDLTQLDMVSDLRRQTIVTLEAMGIPVEYSFHELGPSQHEIDLRYTDALTMADNVMTFRVVVKQVATDLGVYATFMPKPIEGAFGSGMHSHLSLFEGDVNAFHDSGDEYGLSEIGKCFIAGLLVHAREITAITNQTVNSYKRLIEGYEAPVHVCWARNNESALVRVPVPKKGKESSTRIEFRSPDPACNPYLAFSMMLAAGLRGIEKGYELPPEATNNIYEMTPEERAAEGIGSLPQSLAEAIAVMEDSELVAESLGEHVFDYFIRNKRREWSDYKSSVTPWELDRYLGSL
- the glnA gene encoding type I glutamate--ammonia ligase, yielding MLQDEVVDVVDVRFCDLPGLMQHFSIPAHELTEDVFDEGLGFDGSSIRGFQEIQESDMLLKPDPNTAIIDPFTKHKTLNINCFVEDPVTGESYTRDPRYIAKKAEDYLRGTGIADTAYFGPEAEFYIFDSAVYDQNQYSGFYYLDSIEGAWNAGRERELDGSPNLGYKIRYKEGYFPVPPMDQYQDLRSEMLLTLEQVGIPIEVQHHEVGTAGQAEIDMRFDSLAAMADKLMLYKYVVKNVARRAGKSVTFMPKPLFQDNGSGMHVHQSLWKGGEPLFFDEKGYAGLSDLARWYIGGLLVHAPSLLALTAPTTNSYKRLVPGYEAPVNLVYSQRNRSAAVRIPLYSKSPKAKRLEFRCPDPSCNPYLAFPAMLMAGLDGIQNRIEPPAPLDRDLYDLPPEDLAKVPQVPGSLPEVLDALENDHEYLLAGGVFTPDVIETWVEYKRVNEVDAIRLRPHPWEFALYYDI
- a CDS encoding AbrB/MazE/SpoVT family DNA-binding domain-containing protein, whose product is MRVTEKGQVTIPKELRDELGIGAGSEVDFERSDDTIVIRKATDGPSRGRRLAERLRGRGDVAMTTDEIMALTRGG
- a CDS encoding type II toxin-antitoxin system VapC family toxin; protein product: MPHGTLVDTNVLLDVLTEDETCFAGSMEALADAAEVGPLWINPIIYAEVSVRFSRIEDLEEALPPEDYRRAQLPWEAAFLAGKAFLDYRRSGGTRTSTLPDFYIGAHAAVDDMSLLTRDGARYRTYFPTVQLITPHT
- a CDS encoding DUF5989 family protein, which translates into the protein MRRVRHSARLGGEFVRYAVSNRAWWVVPLVLLLAVVALAVVAGQAAAPYTLYTLF